GGCAAAGAGGAGAAGCATGGGGATCAGTATGAGAAGGACTACCTGACAGATCTCATTGTGAGTGTGAGCTCCGCCGAAGAATCGGGACCGGGACGCTCcacaccatcatcatcaccccCCCAGAAAGCCAGCAGCACCTGACAGGAAGCCCTGCATCACAAGGCACTCAGTCACATAAAATAGGGAACTTGGAAATCCGCTGTTTTTGATCCAGCGTGTTTTCTGGTTGCAGAGGCTTTAATCACCAGGTCCAACGTATCACAAGTCTGGTTTGAGTTTATATAGTTTGCATTTCAATACAGCTGACATCAGTTTTCGGTTAATGCAACACGCATGTATACATAACGCAAAATTGCCCTGCTGAGGCAGTGAGAGGTGGAGTGTTTAACCAAGCGTCAGTCCGCTTTCGCTACAGAGATCTGCTGTTCTGTTACGCTTTAGTGACACCTTCAGTGCTGTGCTCGGTTACATTTGGtcgggtcatgtgaccatctGTTTACAGCATCATTTATCAGTCACTTGGAAAGAAATATGAGCTCTGGGGCAAATTCAATCTCCCCAAGCAAAAGCTGTTTGTCTAGTCAGACTCGTAAAGCAGAACCTATTACCCCAAACCTCCTTTCTCTAGCAGTGTGTTTTCCCCTGTGGGGATTGTATGGACCTAAATTATGGGTTATCCTTTGCTTCTAAGACTGCGTGCTCAGCAGCCAGTGTGGTTAATCTTCAGCGCAGCCTGGATGTGACTCATTTTCTGCTGCTGTTGGTCAGTTGAGGCCCTGTAGGGACTCCAGTGTCTGAGCCCAGCACGGTCTGGCTCAGTCTTGGGATGTTGTAATGCTCTCCTGCCCCTTCTCCATGCTCCTACCTCCCAGGTGAACAGATCCATGCAGTTCATCGATGAGAGAAGCCCGCAGCGACCGTTCTTCATCATGCTGGCCCCCCCCGCACCTCACTCCCCTTGGCTAGCGGCCCCCCAGTACCAGAACGCCTTCAGCAACTTGAAGGCGCCGAGAGACGGGAGCTTCAACAAACCTGGAGGAAAGgttgcttggggggggggggggcaaaggttTGGGATTTTTGaatgggtggtggggggtggagcaTCTCATGCTATACTGTGAGGTTCCTGGGGAGATCTGATCCATCCAGTGGATATAAATGTCTCTCAGGTCTGGCCATTCTTCATTCACACGTGGTTGGGGGCATTTTTCTCATCTCTGCTGCCATCTAGAGGAAACGAAAGCTTAGTCTGTGGTTCCTCCTGTCTCCCTCTGTCCAGGACAAGCACTGGCTCTTGCGGCAGCCCACCAACCCCATGGCCAACACCTCCATCACCTACCTGGACAATGCCTATCGCAAGAGGTCTGGTGTTTCCTTAGATCCTTAGAGTAGTGCTTCCCAGCCCGGTcctggggacccccagacggtccacgtttttgcttcctcccagctgcctgcgggtccccaaggactagATTAGGAATCACCGCTTAGCGAGCTCTTCCCGTCGTGCGCTGTGAATCACGGACTGGAGTTACCTCACTTATGATTGGCCTCTTTGCTGCTACCCATAAAGCCAAAACTGGCAGTGGATCTTCATAGCAGCTGCATCTTCCTCCAGTTACTTAGGCACTGGCCTGGCTTTAGAAACTCACCCTGCATCCACAGAAGTTTCTTTTACAGCCCAGCAGGTTCTGCTCTCTTAGAATCCTTACTCTGTTAGTCACTCTTAAAATAGAAAAATGCTGTAAGGCTTGCATTTAAGAAGCACTAAGAATGACACCAAAATGATGGTACTGGTGCTGGTTGGGTCCAAAAGCTGTGGTTCTGCTGCCCcgtactgcaggtggcagacCCTGCTGTCTGTGGACGACCTGGTGGAGAAATTGGTGAAGAAACTGGAAGATGTGAAGGAGCTGAACAACACCTACATGTTCTTCACCTCTGACCACGGCTACCACACCGGTGCCTTATGGACGTCCTGCTCTTTGTCCACTTTGGCTGGTCTTCAGTCATGATATAGATTCTTTCCATTTCTCACCTTCACTGTTAATTTACACCTTTGTCACTTTCAACATTTGTTTTAAGAAAGGCcgttttttaaactttaatattgtccatccatccatccatcattcattGATGCTCATCCAGAAGGGGGGGTGAGAGTGGGCCTGGAGCCGGAggcaggggggcaccctggatgggatgttgGCACATCACTGGGCACTCGGTTGCACCCACTCACACATGCAATCAAAGGGGCCAATTTAGAGAGTGTAAACACTGGAAGGACACGCTAGGTTTGCACAGAGCTACTCGGTCAGGGCTTCCCTCATCTCTCTGATGGTTGAGCTGGTTGCTGCTTCCAACCAGCACCTCAAATCCAAGTGCCCGAGGCTGAGGGGCAGAGTAGAGCACAGAGAGCGTCATGCATTCCAATGCAGATGCAGTGCACTGGGGTTTgcagaaattaaatgaaatggaaGAAATGAAAGGTCTTCCTATGTGGCAAAACCAAAGGATTTTAAAAATAGACAAGATCAGGTATTTTAGTCTGTGGCTGTCATCAATGCATGAGTTTCTGGATGCGATGTGGGTTTATGTAGCTTGAGGCTGTGGATCTCTGAGTAGAAATTTCTCACTCACAGGGCAGTTCTCCCTGCCGATCGACAAGAGGCAGCTCTATGAGTTTGATATCAGAGTTCCTCTCATGGTCCGTGGCCCTGGCATCAAACCCAACCAGACCCTGCAGGTGAGAGTCTCCCTGTGCGCCCGCCCCGGGTCTCCCTGTGCGCCCGCCCCGGGTCGGCCGCCCGCGCGCCCGCCCCGGGTAAGGGGGTCTCCCTGCCTGCCCGCCTGCCCCGGGTCCCCGCGCGCGCGCCCGCCCCGGGTCTCCCACTTTTAATgtgacatttttacatttagttTTAGAATAATGTCTATTTCAAAGTCTTATGCTccttgattttaaaaaatgcagtttatAAAACAACCAGATCCTCTCACAGAATCCATTTATGTTGTGGACAATGTAACTGGGAGTGATTTGTCTGTATTTGTAGGTATTTAAGGTGCCTCTGATTTCTGAAGTTCCGTGTTCGTTCATTGCTGTGTGAGCAGGCGAGAGGCCGTTGTCACGGCCTGGTTTCATGGTTGGGGAGAGTTGACGTTGAGCCATTTTTCACGTTCATTCCTGCATGTTGTACATATTGCGACTCCTTAGCTGAGGTGAACTTGAAGCTATTGTGTTGCAGTGTTTATTTCTGTGTCTCTCAGGCCCCGGTTTTGAACATCGACTTGGGTCCCACATTCCTGGACATCGCAGGAGTCAACCTGTCCCAGGTGAACATGGACGGTCAGAGTTTCCTGCCACAGATGGTGAGTCGCCTGCGCAGACAATGTGCATTGATGGCAGCCTCCCCCAAATCCGGGCATTACTCCTGACATGTTTTCTTcatgcttccccccccccccccccccccccccaggccccctcTCTCCGGAATGGCACGTCCCGGCCCTACTTCCTGGTGGAGTACATCGGGGAGGGGCATACTGGCCCGGATCCAGACTGTCCAAAGCTGGGCTCGGGCCTGTCTGTGAGTACAGCTCGCAGCTTCCGGCTCGTTCCGTCAGGATCCGGCATGCAGGGAGCAGCCTGCTCCTCCTTATCGCCGATGTCACTTAGCGTTACCAAGGCAACCTGATTTCTGCAAATGGGCGCATACATTTTTAGGATCTTTGCCCTTGAGTAAAGATATTAGTGGGTGCAGGATCTGCAAAGAGAGATTTCTTTTGTGAAACGTCGTACAGATTTCCCGAAACTCATTTCTCTCTTAACCTATGTTGTATGTGCTGGAAATCGCTATAGTTTTCCCtccatttttataaataattcaCCATCCTATTGGATGTCTTGTTTAGATCTTAAGAGCATCTTAGGGTCATTCAAAAAGCCAGTGCAGGTAGTGAACCTTGACAGCGCTTATTAGCCGAATAACGCTACGTggtttttattctgtgaaaatgAAAGATCCGTCTGCTGGCCggatttaataattaaaaatgccaCGCCATGGGTAACACGCCAATGGGTAACACGCCAATGGGTAACACGCCAATGGGTAACACGCCAATGGGTAACACGCCAATGGGTAACACGCCATGGGTAACACGCATGCCCCGTGTGCCCCCAGCAATGCTTCCCTGACTGCGTGTGTGAAGATGCCTTCAACAACACGTATGCCTGTGTTCGCACGCTGACCGGATACAACATGCAGTACTGCGAGTTTGCAGACAGCGAGGTACCAAAGTCCACAGCTGTCGTCTTAAAGGCTGCTTAACGAGATTATGCACCATCGAGTCAGGGGTGTGGGTTCAAATGCTGATACTTTAGACTGTTTGTTTCTATCCTGTTCCTCTGTGTTTAAGTTCTTAATTTTGGTCAAGCTGGTGATTGACCATGcgtaaaatgtaattatttaacCAATAACCTTCATAAATGAACAACTGCAATGTAAAGtatattttgtctttgttcaTTTTAGGTAATACTGGGGCCATTATTTCAAACATTCATTGATCATTCTTAACCCTTGAATCATTCCTTTCAATAATAGACCTGGTTATGTATTAATATAGCTACAAAGATTATTAACAATTCAGCATATGTGCAGCCAGGATATATAGAGGCCAAAATcgatttaaatattaataaaaacagaTATTTCTAAAACTTCAGCATGTTTGAGGTAAAAATGACATAATCAGTTTCCCCCATTGAGTACTTTCTGTTGCACTCAGTGGAGATACATAGAGAAGTATGAATGTTACAGGTGATATTTTTGACTGTAAACTTCTTTCTCCACTTTAGTCCTTTGTTGAAGTTTACAACCTGACAGCTGACCCTCACCAACTGGAGAACATTGTGAAGAAGGTTGACCCCACCCTCCTGCAGACCATGAACCAAAGGCTGATCAGGCTCCAATCATGTGTGGGAAGCTCCTGCAGAGACAACAAGTACTAGCCAATCACTGGAGGGTGGGCGGGACCACGGCTGTTCTAAGGTACTATACAGTCCACTCGAAAGCATGGCAGAAATGCTTTTTCCTTAATTAAGGCAGTCCAAAGCAGAGTAGCAGTGACTCTTTGCTGTCAGTCAAAACTAGGCTAAAATCTGCATTCgttgtgttttattttccagATTGTTGAGCACTTTTAAGAGGGAGTGAAGAATGGATCCACTTCTTCCTTCTCAATGTGAAACCAAATGTTTTGGTGCATTTTGTGCCTATATTTTCTAACCGGCACCAATTCCTGAACTGATTTTCACTGTTTAAGTTCAGTTTCACTATTCATCAATATGTGAACTTAGACTTTCTGTGCCACTGTGACGAGCTCCTCTTTAGACGTTGAAGTAATTCTGTGTATGCTACCAACAACTATGTTTTTAAAGTAAATCTGTCTTCTGCTGGAAATATTCCTGgactttaaaaatgaaaacggACACACAAATGGCCTGGTTTGCATTTTTTGACTTGTTTTTAATAATGTCCTGATGTAATAGGGGCAGGGGGACTTAAGAGGGGAAAGCACAATGCTGTAAGCCAATGTTTCCCAATGTGGTCCtgagggacccacagacagtccacgtctttgctaccgggagcaaaaatgtggacattctggcagggaactgggaggatgcaaaaacatggaccgtctgtaggcccccaaggaccaggttGGCAAACACTGCCCTAAGCCATAGGGGAGACGGTCATAAATAGTGGAAGTGCCTTACATTGATTCTTTGGTCATTTGCACTAAAGTAAAGTTTTATGTCTTTTTGCACAATATGACTACTACTGCATTATGAAACAATCAATAAAAGGGTAATGATGAGTGTTTACTTTGGGGTTTTTTTCATACTCAGAAAACATTCAGGTCATTCTTATTTTATGATGTAAACAATCTCCAAGTAATCCtagtgcctcccccccccaaaaaaaaaaaaagtcacacggTCTTGTTACAGTTGTGTCCAAGAATATTTGTCTGCGGGCACTGGGATCAAAAGCTCAGAAACATAAAACGATGGCGCAGTCCTACTGTTGACGTCCTTTTCAGTAAATCGCACCCAGGCATGTATGAAATAGAACAAAAGACAACACCTACAGTAACCTACCTTTCAGTTTCATGTTGCCCTTTTCCCTCAAACGCACATGGTGCgtgtatgtatactgtatacaaGGTTAAATTGTATAGCATAGCAGCTGAAATGTGTAGAGGGTAAATGGTCTGCCTTACCTCCTGCTTTCTGTAACACTCTCGATTATTACTGCCCTAAGGAGCATACAGGTATCCAAAAAACATACAGAAGTCAAAatgattattaattttattattaaggtAAATGACACCAAACATAGCAAAGGACGAGCAGCCCTGTTAACCATTACCTTTCATGACTTGCTACATCTGGTTAATATGGCAATGGGTTCTttatactttatactttataatTTTGTTTAAAATCGATGAAATGGTTAATATGTGCAGGATATTGACTTGAAATATTGAATTACATTTCTAAGAACAGGCTTACATAATGATTTGTTTTAGTAGGCCTACTGTAAGGATATTAACTGCTTTAACATGACACCAGAGATGAAATATCCAAACACTGAAATCACCTGCAGCTTTTATGAGAGACGCACTGCCTGGAGGAGCTTAAATGATTTCCCATTGCTTATGATACCGCATATCATCGCTGTCCTTCTACTCAAACGTACATCCGGAACTCATGCGCTGTGGGATGTTAGCTGTCACCCGGACCATAAAAAGGGGTGTACAG
This is a stretch of genomic DNA from Paramormyrops kingsleyae isolate MSU_618 chromosome 7, PKINGS_0.4, whole genome shotgun sequence. It encodes these proteins:
- the gnsb gene encoding glucosamine (N-acetyl)-6-sulfatase (Sanfilippo disease IIID), b, which encodes MAAREMRRSARGGRASRGAALAALCACALWGSAFAKPSNIVLILTDDQDVQLGGLTPMKKTKSLIGDAGVYFSNAFVATPLCCPSRSSILTGKYPHNHEVRNNSLGGNCSSPAWQQGPEMTAFPVFLGKQLYQTFYAGKYLNQYGKKEAGGVSHVPPGWDQWHALVGNSQYYNYSLSVNGKEEKHGDQYEKDYLTDLIVNRSMQFIDERSPQRPFFIMLAPPAPHSPWLAAPQYQNAFSNLKAPRDGSFNKPGGKDKHWLLRQPTNPMANTSITYLDNAYRKRWQTLLSVDDLVEKLVKKLEDVKELNNTYMFFTSDHGYHTGQFSLPIDKRQLYEFDIRVPLMVRGPGIKPNQTLQAPVLNIDLGPTFLDIAGVNLSQVNMDGQSFLPQMAPSLRNGTSRPYFLVEYIGEGHTGPDPDCPKLGSGLSQCFPDCVCEDAFNNTYACVRTLTGYNMQYCEFADSESFVEVYNLTADPHQLENIVKKVDPTLLQTMNQRLIRLQSCVGSSCRDNKY